Proteins encoded within one genomic window of Episyrphus balteatus chromosome 1, idEpiBalt1.1, whole genome shotgun sequence:
- the LOC129908995 gene encoding uncharacterized protein LOC129908995: MDEDKTDVTTSELEDELLASSQETIVDSSETARSASAPKQPPHPGSTASTSSTSVPRPYKAQTNPSGSSATDKNLKTASLHRRVDFKRATFFLSKIAKNKEAGTPHEKDAADKIRYEKIVEEYNNLFVHPEKTAKRNRSLEEGNPPQKKAKTGGTKKKGPPQGAAQSRTLSEIVRDDLQVAIVDELSTDNKGLMSVWNSIEAKLSEMVFLYTLSANEGPYPSFDSGEMLRGYRVIKCEDGFSRDFLSKSVDEISTKWDGLKLKLIPAKEIPKQPLARIWLPLMSIKPSGTELIRSLQRLNPLIPMHDWAVIKTEEPQKNSASYLLRICEVSRGALEKADFKLRFGIRNAKIKILQSQEADPNLVEDIVEDDDTPKEAGFSGKRLVTDDAESDIN, encoded by the coding sequence atggaCGAAGACAAGACAGACGTAACAACATCCGAATTGGAGGATGAACTCTTGGCATCGAGCCAAGAGACCATTGTGGATAGCTCGGAGACTGCTAGAAGTGCTAGCGCTCCTAAGCAACCTCCACACCCCGGAAGCACAGCTAGTACAAGTAGTACCTCTGTGCCTCGACCATATAAAGCCCAAACAAATCCGTCGGGTAGCAGTGCTACCgacaaaaacctcaaaacagcGAGTTTGCATCGTAGAGTGGACTTCAAGAGGGCTACCTTCTTTCTTAGCAAGATTGCTAAAAATAAGGAAGCTGGAACTCCACACGAAAAAGATGCCGCTGATAAAATCAGGtacgaaaaaattgttgaagagTACAACAATCTTTTTGTTCATCCCGAAAAGACCGCCAAGAGAAATAGATCTCTTGAGGAGGGTAACCCTCCTCAAAAGAAAGCTAAAACCGGCGGCACCAAAAAGAAAGGGCCACCTCAGGGAGCGGCGCAATCGCGCACTTTAAGTGAGATCGTCAGGGACGATCTTCAAGTGGCGATTGTAGATGAGCTCTCCACTGACAACAAAGGTCTGATGTCAGTGTGGAACTCCATCGAGGCCAAACTCTCTGAGATGGTCTTCCTCTACACCCTATCGGCAAATGAGGGTCCCTACCCTAGCTTCGACTCTGGTGAGATGCTCAGGGGATACAGGGTAATTAAGTGCGAGGATGGGTTTTCTAGGGATTTCCTTAGTAAAAGTGTTGATGAGATCAGCACTAAATGGGATGGTTTGAAGCTCAAGCTTATCCCAGCTAAGGAGATTCCTAAACAACCACTGGCTCGCATTTGGCTGCCCCTCATGAGTATCAAGCCAAGTGGAACGGAGCTGATCCGCAGTCTTCAGAGGTTAAACCCGCTGATTCCGATGCATGACTGGGCAGTCATTAAGACTGAAGAGCCGCAAAAGAACAGCGCGTCTTACCTTCTGAGGATCTGCGAGGTTAGTCGTGGGGCTCTCGAAAAAGCCGACTTTAAACTCCGTTTTGGCATTAGGAATGCCAAAATAAAGATTCTGCAAAGTCAGGAAGCGGACCCTAACCTAGTTGAGGATATCGTCGAGGATGACGATACCCCCAAAGAGGCAGGGTTCTCCGGCAAGAGGCTGGTAACTGACGATGCAGAATCCGatataaactaa